Within the Candidatus Palauibacter scopulicola genome, the region GCCAATCGAACCCCTTACCGTGTTTCCTTGTGCATTCTATGTCCGTTGCAGCGGCGACAGTACTTCTTCTGTTCGGCCCGCTGCGGATGCGTCCGCCGGTTCTTCGTCGTCGAATAGTTGCGCTCTTTGCACTCCGTACATTCGAGCGTAATCCGAACCCTCATTTGTCTTCCCTAGTCGTGGATGGCGGTGACGACCCCGGCGCCCACCGTCCGGCCTCCCTCGCGG harbors:
- the rpmG gene encoding 50S ribosomal protein L33, with the protein product MRVRITLECTECKERNYSTTKNRRTHPQRAEQKKYCRRCNGHRMHKETR